One stretch of Brettanomyces nanus chromosome 4, complete sequence DNA includes these proteins:
- a CDS encoding uncharacterized protein (BUSCO:EOG09344M40), with amino-acid sequence MAIKRTRPAPKLNRACMLCGVVQSMSQFRNEGCPNCESVLHFTDNDDLIRECTSPSFEGLVAYKGDEASWVARWLRVENFVPGVYAVRVGGKLPEDVRSDLYSQGVEYRPRDGSVRD; translated from the exons ATGGCTATCAAAAGAACCAGACCAGCTCCAAAACTCAACAGGGCTTGTATGCTTTGTGGAGTGGTTCAATCCATGAGT CAATTCCGAAATGAAGGATGTCCTAATTGTGAATCGGTGCTACATTTTACAGATAACGATGACTTGATCAGAGAATGCACGTCGCCCTCCTTCGAGGGATTAGTGGCATACAAGGGAGATGAAGCCTCATGGGTGGCCAGATGGCTGAGAGTGGAAAACTTTGTGCCTGGGGTCTATGCGGTTCGTGTGGGCGGTAAGCTTCCTGAAGATGTTCGGAGTGATCTCTATTCGCAAGGGGTCGAGTATAGACCAAGGGATGGTAGCGTACGCGATTAG
- the CEK1 gene encoding mitogen-activated serine/threonine-protein kinase, protein MSQVAQSKIQVTFNVSEYYEIKEIIGEGAYGIVCSAIYKPTNQRVAIKKIRPFERTMFCLRTLRELKLLKHFSHENIIGILDIQIPYDFEHFNEVYIIQELMETDLSRVIRTQKLSDNHCQYFIYQTLRALKALHSADVLHRDLKPSNLLINSNCDLKICDFGLARSIASKEDNYGFMTEYVATRWYRAPEIMLTFQEYTTGIDVWSVGCILAEMLSGRPLFPGTDYHNQLQLIIEVLGTPCADDYNGIKSWRAKEYIRMLPFRKKREFSELFPDANPLAADLLEKLLTFNPKKRITVTQALEHPYLAFYHEPEDEPDAERIPDDFFDFDKRKDELTMSELKRMMYDEILKPLR, encoded by the coding sequence ATGTCCCAGGTTGCACAGTCGAAAATTCAGGTCACTTTTAACGTGAGCGAGTACTATGAAATTAAAGAAATTATAGGAGAAGGGGCATATGGAATCGTGTGTTCGGCGATTTACAAGCCTACCAACCAGAGGGTGGCCATTAAAAAAATCCGGCCTTTTGAACGGACAATGTTTTGTCTACGAACCTTACGTGAACTTAAGCTTTTGAAACATTTCAGTCACGAAAACATTATCGGGATATTGGATATACAGATACCCTATGATTTCGAGCATTTCAACGAGGTGTACATAATCCAGGAGTTGATGGAGACTGATTTGAGCCGTGTGATTCGCACTCAGAAACTCAGCGATAATCACTGCCAATACTTCATCTATCAGACATTACGTGCTTTGAAAGCATTACACTCTGCCGATGTACTACATAGAGATTTGAAGCCTTCCAACCTGCTCATAAATTCTAACTGTGATCTTAAGATCTGTGATTTTGGTCTTGCTCGTTCTATTGCCTCCAAAGAGGATAATTACGGCTTTATGACTGAATATGTAGCCACGAGGTGGTACAGGGCCCCGGAGATTATGTTAACCTTTCAGGAGTATACAACTGGTATAGACGTATGGTCGGTTGGCTGCATATTGGCAGAAATGCTATCGGGGAGACCTTTATTTCCGGGCACTGATTATCATAATCAGCTTCAGCTGATTATTGAAGTTTTGGGTACTCCTTGTGCCGATGATTATAATGGTATCAAGTCTTGGAGAGCCAAAGAATACATACGCATGCTTCCATTCAGGAAGAAGCGTGAATTCTCAGAGCTTTTCCCAGACGCAAACCCATTAGCCGCAGATCTTCTAGAGAAATTGCTCACTTTTAATCccaaaaagagaattaCCGTGACCCAAGCTCTAGAACATCCTTATTTGGCATTTTACCATGAGCCAGAGGATGAACCAGATGCTGAAAGAATACCCGACgacttctttgattttgacAAGCGTAAGGATGAACTTACGATGTCTGAGTTAAAGAGAATGATGTACGATGAAATACTGAAGCCCTTGAGATAG
- the RPS3 gene encoding 40S ribosomal protein S3 yields the protein MAATIISKKRKLVADGVFYAELNEFFTRELPEEGYAGVEVRITPTKTEVIIRASSTQRVLGEKGRRIKELTMLIQKRFHFAPGSIVLYAERVENKGLSAATQCESLRFKLLNGLAVRRAAYGVIRFVMESGAKGVEVIIAGKAKGARAKAMKFADGFMIHTGQPSKDFIDIACRHVLMRQGVLGLKVKIMLDPSAAKKGPRTLPDAVVIHEPKEEEPIAAPYVHVYKEIPENKVAAAPAPGEDAPVEAAPIEA from the coding sequence ATGGCTGCCACAATTATttctaagaagagaaagttaGTCGCTGATGGTGTTTTCTATGCCGAGTTGAACGAGTTCTTCACCAGAGAGCTTCCAGAGGAAGGTTACGCTGGTGTTGAAGTTAGAATCACTCCAACCAAGACTGAGGTTATTATCAGAGCCAGTTCCACTCAAAGAGTTCTCGGTGAGAAGGGTAGAAGAATTAAGGAGTTAACTATGTTGATTCAAAAGAGATTCCACTTTGCTCCAGGTTCGATTGTCTTATACGCCGAGAGAGTTGAGAACAAGGGTTTGTCCGCTGCCACTCAATGTGAGTCCTTGAGattcaagttgttgaatGGTTTGGCTGTTAGAAGAGCTGCTTATGGTGTTATCAGATTCGTCATGGAATCCGGTGCCAAGGGTGTTGAGGTCATCATCGCCGGTAAGGCTAAAGGTGCCAGAGCTAAGGCTATGAAGTTTGCCGATGGTTTCATGATCCATACTGGTCAGCCATCTAAGGACTTTATTGATATTGCTTGTAGACATGTTTTGATGAGACAGGGTGTTTTGGGTCTAAAGGTTAAGATCATGCTTGACCCATCTGCCGCCAAGAAGGGTCCAAGAACTTTGCCTGATGCCGTCGTTATTCACGAGCCAAAGGAGGAGGAGCCAATTGCTGCTCCTTATGTTCATGTCTACAAGGAAATTCCAGAGAATAAggttgctgctgctcctgcCCCAGGTGAGGATGCTCCAGTCGAAGCTGCTCCTATTGAGGCTTAA
- the SAH1 gene encoding S-adenosyl-L-homocysteine hydrolase (BUSCO:EOG09341QBF) translates to MSSPPTQPYKVADISLAAFGRKDIELSENEMPGLMYIRKRYGDSQPLKGARVAGCLHMTIQTAVLIETLVALGAEVAWSSCNIYSTQDHAAAAIAASGVPVFAWKGETEEEYIWCIKQELFAFKDNKPFNLILDDGGDLTKYVHDHHPELLKQCYGLSEETTTGVHNLYRMVKNNTLKVPAINVNDSVTKSKFDNLYGIRESLIDGIKRATDVMISGKTAVVCGFGDVGKGCAAAFRGMGAKVIVTEVDPINALQAAMEGYPVETMDDVASIGQIFVTTTGCRDIIIGRHFDKMREDAIVCNIGHFDVEIDVAWLKANAKDVVNIKPQVDRYLLSSGKHIILLADGRLVNLGCATGHASFVMSCSFSNQVLAQIALFNTDNKEFKLKFPEFKETGSFKVGQVDILPKILDETVARCHLDHLDVHLTTLTNDQSEYLGVPKSGPYKADFYRY, encoded by the coding sequence ATGTCTTCTCCACCAACCCAACCATACAAGGTCGCTGATATATCCTTGGCCGCTTTTGGCAGAAAGGATATCGAACTATCCGAGAACGAAATGCCCGGTCTTATGTACATCAGAAAGCGGTACGGAGATTCCCAGCCTTTGAAAGGTGCTAGAGTCGCTGGTTGTCTTCACATGACTATTCAAACTGCTGTTTTGATTGAAACTTTGGTTGCCTTAGGTGCCGAGGTTGCGTGGAGTTCTTGTAATATTTACTCCACTCAGGATCACGCAGCTGCTGCCATCGCTGCTTCTGGCGTTCCTGTGTTTGCCTGGAAAGGTGAGACCGAGGAAGAGTACATCTGGTGTATCAAGCAGGAGTTGTTTGCATTCAAGGACAATAAGCCTTTTAACTTGATTTTGGATGATGGTGGTGACTTGACCAAGTACGTTCACGATCACCATCCTgagttgttgaagcaatGCTATGGTTTGTCCGAGGAGACTACCACTGGTGTGCACAACTTGTACCGAATGGTCAAGAATAATACCTTGAAGGTTCCTGCAATTAATGTCAACGATTCTGTCACCAAGTCTAAGTTTGATAACCTTTATGGTATTAGGGAATCGTTAATCGATGGTATCAAACGTGCCACCGATGTTATGATCTCTGGTAAGACCGCCGTTGTCTGTGGTTTCGGTGATGTCGGTAAAGGATGTGCCGCTGCCTTCAGAGGTATGGGTGCTAAGGTTATCGTTACTGAAGTTGACCCCATCAATGCCCTACAGGCTGCTATGGAGGGCTACCCGGTCGAGACTATGGATGATGTGGCTTCTATCGGACAAATATTCGTTACCACCACTGGTTGTAGGGATATTATCATTGGAAGACACTTTGACAAGATGAGAGAGGATGCCATTGTTTGCAATATCGGCCATTTCGatgttgaaattgatgtCGCTTGGTTGAAGGCCAACGCTAAGGATGTTGTCAACATCAAGCCTCAAGTCGACAGATACTTACTCTCCAGCGGTAAGCACATCATCCTTTTGGCTGACGGCAGATTAGTTAACTTGGGATGTGCCACTGGTCATGCTTCTTTCGTTATGTCTTGTTCCTTCTCAAACCAGGTTCTTGCTCAAATTGCCTTGTTCAACACTGACAACAAGGAGTTCAAACTTAAGTTCCCTGAATTTAAGGAGACCGGTTCGTTTAAGGTTGGTCAAGTTGATATTTTGCCAAAGATCTTGGATGAGACTGTTGCAAGATGCCATCTGGATCACTTGGACGTCCATTTGACTACTTTGACCAACGATCAGTCCGAGTACTTGGGTGTTCCAAAATCTGGTCCTTACAAGGCCGACTTTTACAGATACTAA
- a CDS encoding uncharacterized protein (EggNog:ENOG41) — MRSLIDLPPEIVDTIFKLVPSYLNCTCKFFYVMYNNMYEERFLKEFGSEILNVIAFCDLPYLVDYIKSFDQWPRYRVARRIVSDYYHLPEHHSVDSDNDATSILNCQYIKDSWKFIYGIYKNRCVFIELGDFKVDEFGSQYENGSLKLTGSHLLNYKKTIQLTTGRYRVGYGIVIDGGRPNGLDATCFSLQVHATQEKLITYFPPNMLPELFPKDKFVMLNLGTFYLKPQDDESTFNRLIDVDIKVEESGLYPKTNFALCYMEIRPIPSTNDRISSLPSWLSWWIANDGPEAKHITNVLLMKLYHTINQSLSHMRHDKSANPYQVLGSYRRRQEIGTEKKISGIQDYGHPSGLVYGMTEKEIDRYIKRFFCPYNSHHDRIYRNFKFETHIDEMDWKSRISKDDALWCDDDPLVWKVPHFRDYACE, encoded by the coding sequence ATGCGCTCGCTAATTGATCTTCCCCCTGAGATAGTTGATaccatcttcaagttggtGCCCAGTTACTTAAATTGCACCTGCAAGTTCTTCTACGTGATGTACAACAATATGTACGAGGAACGGTTTCTAAAGGAGTTCGGTTCGGAAATTCTTAATGTCATTGCCTTTTGTGATCTTCCTTACCTTGTTGATTACATTAAATCTTTTGATCAATGGCCCAGGTATAGGGTTGCAAGAAGAATAGTATCGGATTACTACCATTTGCCAGAACATCATAGTGTTGATTCTGACAATGATGCCACCTCCATATTAAACTGTCAGTACATAAAGGACTCTTGGAAGTTTATATATGGGATATACAAAAACCGATGTGTGTTTATTGAGCTCGGAGATTTCAAGGTGGACGAATTTGGTTCCCAGTATGAAAATGGATCTTTGAAGCTCACTGGATCCCACTTACTTAATTACAAGAAGACGATACAGCTAACCACTGGAAGGTATCGCGTTGGCTATGGGATTGTTATAGATGGGGGACGTCCAAATGGATTGGATGCTACTTGCTTTAGTCTGCAAGTTCATGCTACCCAGGAAAAGCTAATTACATATTTTCCTCCAAACATGTTACCGGAACTATTTCCTAAAGACAAGTTTGTGATGCTCAATCTTGGAACTTTCTATTTAAAGCCacaagatgatgaaagtaCATTTAATAGGTTGATTGATGTTGACATTAAGGTGGAAGAATCGGGATTATACCCCAAAACAAACTTTGCTCTATGTTATATGGAGATCCGCCcaattccttcaacaaatgaTAGGAtttcatctcttccttcGTGGCTTTCTTGGTGGATTGCTAATGATGGCCCTGAAGCTAAACATATTACTAATGTGCTACTAATGAAATTGTACCATACAATCAACCAATCACTGTCTCATATGAGACATGACAAATCTGCTAATCCATATCAAGTGTTAGGTAGTTATAGGCGGAGGCAAGAGATAGGtacagaaaagaaaatctcTGGGATTCAAGACTATGGTCATCCAAGCGGTTTAGTCTATGGAATgacagaaaaagaaatcgaTAGGTATATTAAGCGTTTCTTCTGTCCTTATAACAGCCACCATGATAGAATATACcgaaatttcaaattcgaAACAcatattgatgaaatggatTGGAAGTCCAGGATATCAAAGGATGATGCATTGTGGTGTGATGACGATCCTCTTGTTTGGAAAGTTCCTCATTTCAGGGACTACGCCTGCGAGTAG